Within Desulfovibrio sp. TomC, the genomic segment AAATTTCCCGAAGTATCTCATCAAAAAAAGTTAATGTCTCAAAGATGCAAATATGCCAAGCCAATTAATCAAGATTGACACGTTCTTTTTCGATAACAAGCGGCCGGGCTAATACTTGTGTGTGAATTGAACCGACATATTCACCGACAATGCCAAGAAAAAACAATTGCACTGACCCTAAAAAAAACATGCCCACTATAATAGGTGCCATTCCAAGAGCAAAGACATCCCAAAATAAAATTTTGTAAATGAGATAACCGATTGCAACTAAAATACTTATAGCTGACATTGCAAATCCAAACATTGTCGCCAGTCGAAGCGGTATTTTTGAATGGTTTGTTATTCCCAACATTGCCATATCATAGAGGGTATAGAAATTATTATGGGTTATCCCCCCATGACGAGGAGGCTTGATGAATTCGACTAACGCAGCTTCGTGCCCAAGCTCAGAAATAATGCCTCTAAGATATGGGTATGCATCGTCAAGAGCCCGTAGTTCTTCTATGACGATACGATCATAGAGACCGAATCCTGTAAAATCTTTTGTGATACTGACGTCAGACAGGATCTCTAGCAATTGGTAGTACTTTTTACGAATAAATCCCATAATCGGGGAATTTATTTCCTGTTTCTTTATGGCCAACACGAGTTTATAGCCGGCCTCCCATTGGCGAATAAAATCCACCAATACTTCCGGAGGGTCCTGAAGATCCGAGGCCATCAGAACAACAGCATCACCTCGAGCCTGCAGCATACCATAAAAAGGAGAACGGATGTGCCCAAAATTTCTAGCGTTGACAATTAGTTTAACCCGCTTGTCCACAGTGCACAACTGCTTAATCAGCGCGACAGTTGTATCCCGCGAAGCATTATCAATATAAATATGCTCATAGTCATAATCAGGAAAATGAGTAGAAAATATTAAGCGAATTTTCTCGTAAAGGAGGTGTACATTCGCTTCTTCATTATAACATGGTGTAACAACACTGATTAACGGCATATATCTTCCTTGGCGGTTTGATTGCGGTACGAAATCAATGAACGGTTCACGGCCTGGCGCAAATCAACGCGCACATATAATCCGAGTTCCTGGCG encodes:
- a CDS encoding glycosyltransferase family 2 protein produces the protein MPLISVVTPCYNEEANVHLLYEKIRLIFSTHFPDYDYEHIYIDNASRDTTVALIKQLCTVDKRVKLIVNARNFGHIRSPFYGMLQARGDAVVLMASDLQDPPEVLVDFIRQWEAGYKLVLAIKKQEINSPIMGFIRKKYYQLLEILSDVSITKDFTGFGLYDRIVIEELRALDDAYPYLRGIISELGHEAALVEFIKPPRHGGITHNNFYTLYDMAMLGITNHSKIPLRLATMFGFAMSAISILVAIGYLIYKILFWDVFALGMAPIIVGMFFLGSVQLFFLGIVGEYVGSIHTQVLARPLVIEKERVNLD